The nucleotide window ctcgggatattccaTGGTTCTAGGATTCTATGCAGAAAATGTAGGTTTAATCATCAATGTATACGGATAAATTGTGGGAAATGTAGAAAAAGTAGGTTTAGTTAGAAATGTGGATAAGACTCGTGAGAATCCAGAAAGGGAGTTCTGAAGACAAGAGAAATGTGGGGGATGCGAGTCACCACAGAGTCTTAGGCATATGGGAATAACAAGAGGAGGTGAGAGCAAGGACTGCCACGAGGCCCGGGAAAGAGAGCATCGCCGGGTTGCAATAGAGACTTGAGCACACGAAGAGTCCGTGCACTCGGTCACCACAAATAGCACCCAACGTGGGGCACAACAAGTGGGGCTGTAGCAACCCATTCCAGTGTTAATGCCCAACCCAACCGtagctggaggaaaaggaaaggctcTCGAGCACCATCACCGACCTGCAGGACAGGAGGTGAGCTACGGAAAGCTCCCTTACAAAAGAGCTGCAATCTAACCTAGATGTATTACAAAGAATCCTTAAGACTCAAAATCATCCAGTATCCACTTTGGCATTAGTTCCGTGTCTGGACTGGCCTAGGAGGAATGTACCAGCTTTTCCAATGACTGGTTCTTCTGATGTCACCCCCCATGTGGTGATGAAGGTGCCTTTGCTGTTCTGCAGGAAGGCAGATGGATGCTTCCCGGTGactattaaatattcattgttATAATAATGAGTATCTGCAGCAACTGGAGAAGGAGACAGCTGATGTGTGCTGGAAGTCACCAAGGTGGACGTGGTCTGTAAGCtgtgggagacctcctgggggtccggctgctgctgcttctcctgatTTTTCTTGTAATCTGAAAACGAAGGAGAGGGCATCAGCTCCTGGGTTTCCAACACCACCCTGAGCTTCATGGGGACATGTGAAAATGTGACTGCAGGGAAGAATGGGTTTTGGAGGCTTTCCCATGGCTAAACCCTTCTCTTTCCAAAACCAGATCTCTGTTTTGGATGGAGAGCCAGAAGGCAGCACAGAGATGGACACCCACCTTACCTGCAAGCTCCTGCACCTCTAACCTGCAAGCCCTTGGTAGGTTAGtgcaatatttcttttatttccaattCCCAAATGTTCTGCACACCCTGGCAAAGCAGGGGTCCCCTTCCCACCCTCTCCTCAACACATCATGGAGCCGGTGAGGCACACCATGGGCTCACTACTGCTCAGGTTAGTGGCCAGCTGGGCACCAGCCCACATCTCCTGGGtcaggaggagagcagaagagCATCCTCCACATCTGGGAGGAGAAACTCGCTTTTCACGAACACCTCCTTGAGCATCCCTGGGTGAAGCAGAAGCACTTTGCCTCTCGTCTCAAGACCTGCTGCCAGGGGGTGGGAGCTGAGAGCAGGGTCTCAGTGACAGAGCAGCTACTCGGTGTGgctggaatcacagaatcacagaatttctaggttggaagagacctcaagatcatcgtgtccaacctctgacctaacactaaccaggcCTCCACTAAACCttatcactaagttcaacatctaaacgtcttttaaagaccttcagggatggcGACTACACCACttcccaatgcctcacaaccctctcagtaaagaagttcttcctaatacccaacctaaaactcccctggtgcaactttagcccattccccctcgtcctgtcaccaggcacgtcGGAGAACAGAcaaacccccacctcgctacagcctcctttgaggtacctgtagagagtgataaggtcgcccctgagcctccttttctcaaggctgaacaagcccagctccctcagccgctcctcgtaggattATTCTCTAAACCCCTCACCAGCTTAATCACCCTTCgctggactcgctcgagcacctccatgtccttcttctagagaaaggcaaaggaaaCCTATGGGCTACTTACACCACAGGAAGAGGACCAGCAGCATGGAGAGGACTGCCACAGCAGGAATGACGAAGCCAATGGTCAGATTGACAGCCTCTGAGCAGCCCCGCTCTGCCAACGAGACAGTGAGAACTTGTCAGTGGTTGCTCTCCTGCCCCCCTTGAACATCTACAGAACATGAAGGTCATTCAGAGCATCCTGGTGCTTCACGCTCTGGAGCTCCAGGGGCAAACCGTGCCCTGTTGTGACCTCCCAGCTAAGCACAAGGCTTGCCATGACTGCATCACCTACAGCCTACAAAGCCACCCAAGGACTTTCTCTTCCCTGGGTGAGGCCAATCCCATCCCGAAcaccccacctctccccagAAGGAAGGCGACCAAGGGCACACGCGGTGCCAACCCGGCCGCCCATTACCGTGGAGCTGATGGAAGTTGTGGAGCAGGAGGATGGAGAACAGCAGGTTGACTACCAGCGTCGTGGCTGTAATGCACGGGATGACACGGTGccctgggagaggggagaagtTCTGGtggatgggagagaaatgggagaaGAGGGCAGGCCGGCATGGGGAGTTTGCTCCCAGGCTCTCATGGGGCCTTTTGCACCGGAGGTTTAGGCCACCGACAGCAACTCACAGCCTTTGGACGTGAAGCGTTTGAGCACTGCTGGTCTGCACAGCGCCATCAGCACCACCATCAGTGCCATGGCCACGATCCCAGCTGAGAGGAAAAGCCCGAGCAGGATGAAGGCAGCAGAATGACCTGTGGGGAGCAGAATTAAACAAGGAGGTGAGATGGGAAAGCTTCTCCTGGCTGAGGCAGATGCTACAGAGCAGGGAACCCTGACATTGATTCTCCAAACCCAACAGCACTGCATCAGACAAGGATGCTGCTGGAGAGACCTGGAGGTCTTTGGTGTCGTCAAAGAGAAGACACGGGAGAAATGAAGAACAACTCAGTTTAAATGAATCCTACCATCTTCCTGCATCCAGATGACAGAGGCAGGCAacaggaggagagaagaggTGCACAGCAGCCCCAGTAAGGACATGATTAACCATTCCCACGCTTCCTTTCCTGGGCAAAAGGCAAATACATTTGAGTTAGGGCTCGGAACCTCACCAAGGGATCCAGGGTGCAGCCTGAGAAGGGAAGGTGAACACCAAGCACACGTTTCCCTTGTAATGAATCAAATTCCTGAGATTTAGAAACCTCAAAGACAAACGCTGGTGGACTTCAGAGGCTTTTGGTAGGCTTCCAAAGGACTTTGTTTGACTTGAGGAGGAACCATGAGATGCCAGCCGGATCTGGACTTGCTCTGAGCTGACCAAGACACTCATTTCATCTAGTTTGACACCTTGATACAATTCTGCCCACCCAACAAGCACTGGATTTCTTCTGGAGACTGCATGTTGTGGGGAAGAGCACAGATGGCACAAGCTCTTCCCACAAGCATCAGGCATGTAGAGCTCCTCAGGAGAGATTACCCCAAAGGCAAGACCCAATGTTGCATGTTTCCAGTGCTAGTAGTGGGAGAGAAATCCATGCGAGAGAACCTTCCTACCTGCTATCGGGTTTCAACCCTGTTCTCCACATGGTTTCTGTTGCTCTGGGGATTGTTCTTGGTGGGTAGAAGAGCATGTGAGAAGGCTACCAAGACTGTGTGGGAGGACTTGCTGTTGGCTAGGTCTTATGGTCTCTTTTCTGCTAACCATCATGTTGCTACAGAAGCACCCACATCAACCCGTACACTTGGGTATGGGTGCACAGCAGTTTGCACCATCCTGACCCAAACACCAGTGTGCTTGGTCGCCAAACCCAATGGCACGTGGCCCTTGGTCAGCTCTCAGCACCTCCACGCAGGAAGCTCTTTGTGTCCTGCCCTTTCTATTTCTCCCCAGGGACTCCTGAGGACAGAGAGGAACAACTCCTATGCCTCATACCGTGATACCTGCGGGTGGCCCAGTTTCTCCCAAAGCCATTTGGGATTACTGCTGCtaggaaattttgttttctgttcaagCCGCAGAAGCATAAGAAGAAGTGCATGAACTCCACGACCATCGAGCAAGCTTCCTCCAACTACCGCGGTGAGTTAGGAGAGAAGGGGCTTGCCTCGCCCTCTGCCCTCTCCACGGCATGGAGAGAGGAGCTCAGGCGTGGGCACTCACCGAGTCTGAGCTTCCCAGGCTGAGTGAGCCAGATAACGAAGAGGACGGCAGAGATGGCAGTGAGCACCAGCGCAGCAGCGGTCATCATCTGTGCAGCACGGGCAGGAGGTGTAAGACCTGCATGGAGGACAACCCCACAACATGGAGCAGCTATCCCAGGAGTCTGCAACAAGCTCGAAACCCTAGAGGATTACTGGGTTTCCTTGCATGGCAGATCCCACGAGAGGCAGCTGAAACCTGCAAGGGTCTCAGAGACAAAGTGCTGGTGCCCAGACCTGCTAGAGATGAGAAGACAGAGCGGGCTTGAGCTGGCACCTAAATACACAAAGGCTGCAGGTCCAAGTGAGACAACAGCCAACGAACAGTCCATCTGCCAGCCCCAGgaccacagcagagctgctgggggtcTCGTCCAGGTACCTGTGGGCTCAGGGCTGCTGTGACAAGGTGGCAAACCACCGGACCCACCCCGGCAGGGCAATGCTAACCTGTCATGGTCAGGTTGAGGGCTGCCTCCTTCCAGCTTATGGAGTTGTTGATTATGCAGGAGTAGGAGCCACAATCTGACTTCTCTGCATTCCTtatctgcagcacagcagtcTTCCCAGTGATCTGACTGAACTTTTCAGGAGGAAGGGGATGTCCATCCTTCTTCCAGAAGACATCAGCCACCGTTCCTTCTGGCAGCACGCAGGTCAGGTTGATGAGTGAACCATCCAggtttgagctgctcaggagctTGGGCTGGGGCAAGGGCTCTGGAAAGCAGAGAGCGACATGGCAGCACTGCCTGGGATTGCCTCTCCTCCCACCTTAAACCCGCCCCGCATGAGATGCAAGAACAGCAAGCCCCATGAGGGGTGAGCAGCACCTCCCCTTCTCATTCGCACCCCAGCTCAGTGCCTCAGTTGAGTCTGGCAGGGGAGAAGacagtgcaggagcagggcagcatccACCAAGCTCAGAGCCAATGTTCCAGCCGCTGCCCTTAAGCCACGGCACCTCCCCTGGGGtgggcagcaccagcccctggAGCTCAGGCATGGCACCCTGCGGCCACGGACACCGACCCGACAGAGCTGCACCTTGGGATTATGCTGGGAAGTGACGACGGGGACTTTATGGACACTTCCAAGAGGAGAAAGCTGCTCCCGCACAGCAGTGGGGTGGAGGGGTGCTCTGGCACAAGGACATGGACGTATCAgaagagtccagaggagggccacaacAGAGATgatcagggggctggagcacctctgctatggaaagaggctgagagagttgggggtgttcagctgggagaagagaaggctctggggggACCTTTTACcaaccttccagtacctaaagggagctacagaaaagctggggagggactctttgccAGGGAGTGgaatgataggacaaggagtaagagctttaaactaaaaagggataggtttagattagatataaggaaaacatctttattatgagggtagtgaggcactggcacagggtGCCAAGACAAGCTCTgtgtgccccatccctgaaggtgcccaaggccaggctggatgtcACCGTTGGCATCCTGGGCTGGTGGGTGGTGTCACTGCCCATGGCAGATGGTTGGAAAGGGGTGGGCTGTAaggggctcattgagagggctttaaactaggtaagaagggggatggggctgaagcaaggattgttggggtTGTGCCATGgagaacaatggcaaggccggaggataaggtaaaggcccatctgaagtgcatctacaccaatgcaagcagcatgggtaacaaacaggaggagctggaagccatcgtgcggcaggcaggctacgacttggttgtcatcacggagacgtggtgggaccagtctcatgactggagtgctgcgatgcctggctataggctcttcagaagggacaggcagcacagaaggggtggtggtgtggctctctatattagagagtcttttgatgttgtagaactcgaggctgggaatgacaaggttgagtccctttgggcTAAGAACAGctgggacaacaaggctagtgtcctggtcggggtctgttatagaccgcagaaccaggatgaggagacagatgaggagttctacaggcagctgacagaagttgcgaaatcttcagcgcttgtactcgtgggggacttcaacttccctgacatatcctggaagcacaacacagcccagagaaagcagtctaggaggtttctggagagtgtggaagatagcttcctgacgcagctggttagtgagcctacgaggggtggcgccccgctagaccttctcttcacaaacagagaaggactggtgggagatgtgcccacttcttgggcagagtgaccacgaaatggtggagttcactattcttggcgaggccaggaagggaaccagtaaaaccactgtattggactttcggagggctgactttgagctgctcaggacactggttggtggagtcccttgggaggaggttctgaagggcagaggggtccatgaaggctgggcgctcttcaagagggaaatcttaatggcgcaggagcggtctgttcccacgtgcccaaagacgagccagaggggaagaagaccagcctgggTCAACggagaactgtggcttgagcttaggagaaaaaagagggtttataatctttggaaaagtgggcaggccactagggaggactataaggatgtagcgaggcagtgcagggacaaaattaggaaggccaaagctcatctggagctcaatctggctactgccgttaaggataacaaaaaacatttttataaatacatcaacacaaaaaggaggactaaggagaatctccatcctttactggatgcgggggaaaacttagttacaagagatgaggaaaaggcggaggtgctcaatgccttctttgcctcagtctttagcggcaataccggttgttctctggatacccagcaccctgagctggtggaaggggatggggagcaggatgtggccctcaccatccacgaagaactggttggtgacctgctacggcacttggatgtgcacaagttgatggggccggatgggatccacacaagggtactgagagaactggcagaggagctggccaagcccctatccatcatttatcagcagtcctggctatcggggaaggtcccagctgactggcggctagcaaatgtgacacccatctacaagaagggccggagggcagacccggggaactacaggcctgtcagtttgacctcagtacctTGGAAGCTCAtagagcagatcctcttgagagtcatcatgcggcacttgcagggcaagcaggcgatcaggcccagtcagcatgggtttatggaaggcagatcctgcttgatgaacctgatctccttctatgacaaagtgacgcgctgggtggacgagggaaaggctctggatgtggtctaccttgacttcagcggcttttgacaccgtctcccacagcattctcctcaagaaactggctgctcttgacttggactggcgcacgcttcattgggttaaa belongs to Anas acuta chromosome 13, bAnaAcu1.1, whole genome shotgun sequence and includes:
- the LOC137863477 gene encoding uncharacterized protein isoform X2; the encoded protein is MEASWMLPGGWSIAASDPAESVAAEGAQPSWRFESTCGSLPCPSQAVSCLAAEMTELWAEEGSSVTMHAPAIRNISLVEWEYIRENIPKLILRYYAESQSVTIYPAYKGRVVFYQNNGSLVLQKLRETDSGIYKATVNSMQDKATTTTLRVIEPLPQPKLLSSSNLDGSLINLTCVLPEGTVADVFWKKDGHPLPPEKFSQITGKTAVLQIRNAEKSDCGSYSCIINNSISWKEAALNLTMTGLTPPARAAQMMTAAALVLTAISAVLFVIWLTQPGKLRLGKEAWEWLIMSLLGLLCTSSLLLLPASVIWMQEDGHSAAFILLGLFLSAGIVAMALMVVLMALCRPAVLKRFTSKGWHRVIPCITATTLVVNLLFSILLLHNFHQLHERGCSEAVNLTIGFVIPAVAVLSMLLVLFLWYYKKNQEKQQQPDPQEVSHSLQTTSTLVTSSTHQLSPSPVAADTHYYNNEYLIVTGKHPSAFLQNSKGTFITTWGVTSEEPVIGKAGTFLLGQSRHGTNAKVDTG
- the LOC137863477 gene encoding uncharacterized protein isoform X1 gives rise to the protein MEASWMLPGGWSIAASDPAESVAAEGAQPSWRFESTCGSLPCPSQAVSCLAAEMTELWAEEGSSVTMHAPAIRNISLVEWEYIRENIPKLILRYYAESQSVTIYPAYKGRVVFYQNNGSLVLQKLRETDSGIYKATVNSMQDKATTTTLRVIEPLPQPKLLSSSNLDGSLINLTCVLPEGTVADVFWKKDGHPLPPEKFSQITGKTAVLQIRNAEKSDCGSYSCIINNSISWKEAALNLTMTGLTPPARAAQMMTAAALVLTAISAVLFVIWLTQPGKLRLGKEAWEWLIMSLLGLLCTSSLLLLPASVIWMQEDGHSAAFILLGLFLSAGIVAMALMVVLMALCRPAVLKRFTSKGWHRVIPCITATTLVVNLLFSILLLHNFHQLHERGCSEAVNLTIGFVIPAVAVLSMLLELMPSPSFSDYKKNQEKQQQPDPQEVSHSLQTTSTLVTSSTHQLSPSPVAADTHYYNNEYLIVTGKHPSAFLQNSKGTFITTWGVTSEEPVIGKAGTFLLGQSRHGTNAKVDTG
- the LOC137863477 gene encoding uncharacterized protein isoform X4, with amino-acid sequence MSFAGYVLLLLQVSCLAAEMTELWAEEGSSVTMHAPAIRNISLVEWEYIRENIPKLILRYYAESQSVTIYPAYKGRVVFYQNNGSLVLQKLRETDSGIYKATVNSMQDKATTTTLRVIEPLPQPKLLSSSNLDGSLINLTCVLPEGTVADVFWKKDGHPLPPEKFSQITGKTAVLQIRNAEKSDCGSYSCIINNSISWKEAALNLTMTGLTPPARAAQMMTAAALVLTAISAVLFVIWLTQPGKLRLGKEAWEWLIMSLLGLLCTSSLLLLPASVIWMQEDGHSAAFILLGLFLSAGIVAMALMVVLMALCRPAVLKRFTSKGWHRVIPCITATTLVVNLLFSILLLHNFHQLHERGCSEAVNLTIGFVIPAVAVLSMLLELMPSPSFSDYKKNQEKQQQPDPQEVSHSLQTTSTLVTSSTHQLSPSPVAADTHYYNNEYLIVTGKHPSAFLQNSKGTFITTWGVTSEEPVIGKAGTFLLGQSRHGTNAKVDTG
- the LOC137863477 gene encoding uncharacterized protein isoform X5 — its product is MSFAGYLLLLLQVSCFAAEMTELWAEEGSSVTMHAPAIKYVNLTEWEYIRNGIPKLILDYYAESQAVTIEPAYKGRVVFYQNNGSLVLQKLRETDSGTYKATVNLMQDKAATTTLRVIEPLPQPKLLSSSNLDGSLINLTCVLPEGTVADVFWKKDGHPLPPEKFSQITGKTAVLQIRNAEKSDCGSYSCIINNSISWKEAALNLTMTGLTPPARAAQMMTAAALVLTAISAVLFVIWLTQPGKLRLGKEAWEWLIMSLLGLLCTSSLLLLPASVIWMQEDGHSAAFILLGLFLSAGIVAMALMVVLMALCRPAVLKRFTSKGWHRVIPCITATTLVVNLLFSILLLHNFHQLHERGCSEAVNLTIGFVIPAVAVLSMLLELMPSPSFSDYKKNQEKQQQPDPQEVSHSLQTTSTLVTSSTHQLSPSPVAADTHYYNNEYLIVTGKHPSAFLQNSKGTFITTWGVTSEEPVIGKAGTFLLGQSRHGTNAKVDTG
- the LOC137863477 gene encoding uncharacterized protein isoform X3 — protein: MEASWMLPGDLLLLLQVSCFAAEMTELWAEEGSSVTMHAPAIKYVNLTEWEYIRNGIPKLILDYYAESQAVTIEPAYKGRVVFYQNNGSLVLQKLRETDSGTYKATVNLMQDKAATTTLRVIEPLPQPKLLSSSNLDGSLINLTCVLPEGTVADVFWKKDGHPLPPEKFSQITGKTAVLQIRNAEKSDCGSYSCIINNSISWKEAALNLTMTGLTPPARAAQMMTAAALVLTAISAVLFVIWLTQPGKLRLGKEAWEWLIMSLLGLLCTSSLLLLPASVIWMQEDGHSAAFILLGLFLSAGIVAMALMVVLMALCRPAVLKRFTSKGWHRVIPCITATTLVVNLLFSILLLHNFHQLHERGCSEAVNLTIGFVIPAVAVLSMLLELMPSPSFSDYKKNQEKQQQPDPQEVSHSLQTTSTLVTSSTHQLSPSPVAADTHYYNNEYLIVTGKHPSAFLQNSKGTFITTWGVTSEEPVIGKAGTFLLGQSRHGTNAKVDTG